In one window of Zygosaccharomyces rouxii strain CBS732 chromosome E complete sequence DNA:
- the RBP95 gene encoding RNA-binding ribosome assembly factor RBP95 (similar to uniprot|P25617 Saccharomyces cerevisiae YCR016W Hypothetical ORF) yields the protein MSEHVPAWKRITIKKNQQRDSTNANEEEDDPLNITTHLATGSLTKKQKQKIIRGEDREDTDLPSNKKTKSDKKKEKLPREERDARKQNVLKDQLRYLIEFYLNKVNPKNLPDSLSSLTNVRNNYSEKFNNDDQDDDDNSSESEVIDIWKFSKQKQNWLIKHFFNAEEIPVEYDELLLSYFKELKSPAIKDRVTAVCKANVSQWNEYIDQQDEKMRRIVEGEEEQEVTKEDDAKEHDTKEDDMKEKEEKKKEEDELTPPDKRVVKRSQELLKLWQVEPLIELKRFNDDAF from the coding sequence ATGTCAGAACATGTCCCCGCTTGGAAAAGAATTACTATTAAAAAGAATCAACAACGAGACTCAACAAATGccaatgaagaagaagatgatccGTTGAATATCACAACCCATTTGGCAACGGGATCATTGACTAAAAAACAAAAGCAGAAAATTATTAGAGGAGAAGATCGTGAAGATACCGATTTACCTTCGAATAAAAAAACTAAGAGtgataaaaagaaggaaaagttACCTAGAGAAGAGAGAGATGCAAGAAAACAAAATGTGCTTAAGGATCAATTAAGATACTTGATCGAATTTTATTTGAACAAAGTtaatccaaagaatttgcCGGATTCATTGAGTTCATTAACCAACGTAAGGAATAATTATTCggaaaaatttaacaacGACGATCAGGATGACGATGACAATTCCTCAGAGTCAGAAGTTATTgatatttggaaattttccaaacaaAAGCAGAATTGGTTAATTAAACATTTTTTCAACGCAGAAGAAATCCCAGTTGAATATGACGAACTACTATTGtcatatttcaaagaattgaaaagtCCTGCAATTAAAGATCGTGTTACAGCTGTTTGTAAAGCAAACGTCAGCCAATGGAACGAGTACATTGATCAACAAGACGAAAAAATGAGAAGAATCGTCGAAGGGGAGGAAGAGCAAGAAGTTACTAAAGAGGATGATGCCAAAGAGCATGACACCAAGGAAGACGAtatgaaagaaaaagaagagaaaaagaaagaagaggatgaattGACACCACCGGATAAACGTGTTGTCAAAAGAAGCCAAGAATTGCTGAAATTATGGCAAGTCGAGCCTCTCATAGAGCTAAAGAGATTTAACGATGACGCATTTTAA
- a CDS encoding sugar porter family MFS transporter (weakly similar to uniprot|Q12300 Saccharomyces cerevisiae YDL138W) — protein MKIDKKQIGCALMGKRINYRVTIYDKFPKIYNIFVIGFTSCISGLMFGFDVSSMSSMIGTDGYKEYFGTPGPTEQGGITACMPAGSFVASLIAPYFSDNFGRRVSLHLCAIFWMIGAVLQCASQDLAMLCVGRVVSGLGIGFGSSVAPVYCSEIAPPKIRGAIGGLFQFSVTLGIMILFFIGYGAHFINGAGSFRLTWGIELVPGACLLIAVFFLPESPRWLALHDYWEEAEDIVIRVAAKGNRENEQVMIQLEEIREQVEIDKEAEAFQLKDLFRPKTRVKTMVGMMAQMWQQMCGMNVMMYYIVYIFTMAGFKGGAVLVSGSIQYVLNVVMTIPALFLMDKCGRRPVLLIGGLLMCAWLFAVGGLLATYSDPYPHGFEGDETVRIAIPQSNKPAANGVIACSYLFVCSYAPTWGVCIWIYCAEIFNNTERAKGSGLCTAVNWIFNFALALFVPSAFKNLTWKTYIMFGVFCVALTINTFLLFPETKGKTLEEIDQMWEAHIPAWKTHSWVPTIPSASKFDQEMHKTDLEHVEDTGDSDRISPKDDSEKGSVTGLEEVAKSNPNSTSLSE, from the coding sequence ATGAAGATAGATAAAAAACAAATAGGATGTGCCCTGATGGGTAAAAGAATCAATTACAGGGTGACCATATATGATAAGTTCCCAAAAATATACAATATTTTTGTGATTGGGTTTACTTCATGTATATCTGGTCTAATGTTTGGTTTTGACGTTTCTTCAATGTCATCTATGATCGGTACTGATGGTTATAAAGAATATTTTGGTACGCCGGGTCCCACTGAACAAGGTGGTATTACAGCATGTATGCCAGCAGGTTCATTTGTTGCGTCATTAATTGCACCATATTTTTCTGATAATTTTGGCAGAAGAGTTTCGCTTCACCTTTGTGCAATATTTTGGATGATTGGTGCTGTTTTACAATGTGCTTCTCAAGATTTAGCAATGCTTTGTGTAGGTCGTGTCGTTTCAGGTCTGGGTATTGGATTTGGTTCTAGTGTTGCACCTGTTTACTGTTCTGAAATAGCACCTCCAAAGATTAGAGGTGCTATTGGTGgtcttttccaattttctgTTACTCTAGGTATTATGAtattatttttcattgGTTATGGTGCTCATTTTATTAATGGTGCAGGTTCATTTAGATTAACTTGGGGTATTGAGCTGGTACCAGGAGCTTGTCTGTTAATTGCAGTTTTTTTCTTACCTGAATCACCACGTTGGTTGGCATTGCATGATTATTGggaagaagctgaagatATTGTAATTAGAGTTGCTGCAAAGGGTAATAGAGAAAATGAACAAGTTATGATtcaattagaagaaattagagaacAAGTGGAAATCGATAAAGAAGCCGAGGCCTTCCAACTAAAGGATCTATTTAGACCAAAGACAAGAGTAAAGACCATGGTCGGTATGATGGCACAAATGTGGCAGCAAATGTGCGGTATGAACGTCATGATGTATTACATCGTTTACATCTTCACGATGGCTGGTTTCAAGGGTGGTGCCGTTTTGGTTTCGGGTTCTATTCAATACGTTTTGAATGTCGTTATGACTATTCCTGCACTCTTCTTAATGGATAAATGTGGTAGAAGACCTGTTTTACTTATCGGCGGCTTACTTATGTGTGCATGGTTATTTGCGGTTGGTGGTTTATTGGCTACTTATTCAGATCCTTACCCCCATGGATTTGAAGGAGATGAGACGGTTAGAATTGCAATTCCTCAATCAAATAAACCTGCCGCCAATGGAGTTATTGCCTGCTCCTATTTATTTGTTTGTTCATACGCACCAACCTGGGGTGTTTGCATTTGGATTTACTGTGctgaaattttcaacaataCGGAAAGAGCTAAAGGTTCAGGTCTTTGTACAGCAGTTAACTGGATCTTTAATTTTGCGCTGGCGTTATTTGTTCCTTCCgctttcaaaaatttgactTGGAAGACTTATATTATGTTTGGTGTCTTTTGTGTCGCATTAACAATTAATACTTTTTTACTGTTCCCTGAAACTAAGGGTAAGACTTTAGAAGAGATTGATCAAATGTGGGAAGCTCATATACCCGCTTGGAAGACTCACAGTTGGGTTCCAACCATACCAAGTGCAAGTAAATTCGATCAAGAAATGCACAAGACTGATTTGGAACACGTTGAAGATACCGGAGATTCAGATAGAATTTCACCTAAGGACGACTCCGAAAAAGGTTCGGTAACTGGCCTAGAAGAAGTTGCAAAATCTAATCCTAATTCCACCTCGTTGTCCGAGTAA
- the CTO1 gene encoding Cto1p (similar to uniprot|P25616 Saccharomyces cerevisiae YCR015C Hypothetical ORF) — translation MLKGNFSNFSSFVLRGIDIEVCKHLSSTCQCISTLKRIYTTMNNVIIADFDETVTNRDTTCIVGQLPYTLDPKLKPAWSHFVDVYYEHYKKFQSNINSRVLPLLPLGKETVITDTNFTQLFHAEVDFQTSKRLLELSSTTEIESRNVFKGVKHEQVRSFVENNLQGADSLLRPGFSNFISLVPKDNFHVVSVNWSPEFIRHVIGDEKIHPHHIACNNLISDGDEYTGQFTNDLLTGSDKIKVIQQILSYYDSKESDHCLWYVGDSDTDLLSVLFPNINGVLLIDPIKESKKFQKLTVQLLGLPQKEMDEFAHDSSLGWYTCCTKQGGKTVYIVKSWNDLQRLIFGEN, via the coding sequence ATGTTGAAgggaaatttttcaaatttttcttcttttgtcCTACGTGGGATTGATATAGAAGTGTGTAAACATTTATCGTCAACTTGTCAGTGTATATCTACTCTTAAAAGGATTTACACAACCATGAATAACGTGATAATAGCAGACTTTGACGAGACTGTCACGAACAGGGATACTACATGTATAGTAGGGCAGTTACCATACACTTTAGATCCTAAATTAAAACCTGCTTGGTCACACTTTGTCGACGTTTATTATGAACACtataaaaaatttcaatcaaACATTAATAGCAGGGTTTTACCACTATTACCACTAGGGAAGGAGACTGTTATTACAGATACCAATTTTACGCAACTTTTCCATGCGGAAGTTGACTTCCAAACAAGTAAAAGGCTTCTTGAATTGTCTAGCACTACTGAGATTGAATCTCGTAATGTGTTCAAAGGAGTAAAGCATGAACAGGTTCGTTCATTTGTGGAAAACAATCTTCAAGGTGCTGATTCACTTTTAAGACCAGGTTTTTCGAATTTCATCTCTTTAGTACCAAAAGATAACTTTCACGTTGTGTCCGTAAATTGGTCACCAGAATTCATTAGACATGTtattggtgatgaaaagaTTCATCCACATCACATTGCATGCAATAATCTAATCTCTGACGGTGATGAGTATACTGGTCAGTTTACCAATGACTTATTGACAGGATCAGATAAAATTAAGGTAATTCAGCAAATTTTGTCATATTATGACAGTAAAGAAAGTGATCATTGTCTATGGTATGTAGGCGATAGCGATACTGATCTATTAAGTGTGCTTTTCCCCAATATCAACGGTGTCTTACTGATTGATCCaattaaagaatccaaaaaatttcagaagCTTACTGTTCAATTATTAGGGTTACCTCAGAAAGAGATGGATGAATTTGCTCACGATTCATCTCTAGGTTGGTATACCTGTTGTACAAAGCAAGGTGGGAAAACTGTCTATATAGTCAAATCGTGGaatgatttacaaagattaatttttggagaaaattga
- the SWM2 gene encoding Swm2p (similar to uniprot|P40342 Saccharomyces cerevisiae YNR004W Hypothetical ORF) — protein sequence MDLKFVIDNLQDLGVLPPDQSLTLGSQYQLIARDEQLSQKAIDKCEKVFLQWSLNRGVNIEVLKRFQNLWSVIKGKDFPLVGFPYSNLTIQQVDVNQYISNQSEKLMKNLTVEEVEITDYV from the coding sequence atggatttgaaatttgtgaTTGATAATTTACAAGACCTGGGGGTTTTACCTCCTGATCAATCCTTAACGCTTGGTAGTCAATACCAATTAATTGCAAGAGATGAACAACTCTCACAAAAAGCTATTGACAAATGTGAAAAAGTTTTCCTGCAATGGTCTTTGAACAGAGGCGTCAATATTGAAGTCTTGAAAAGGTTCCAAAATTTATGGTCTGTTATCAAGGGCAAGGATTTTCCGCTGGTTGGATTTCCTTACTCCAATTTAACCATTCAACAAGTCGATGTAAATCAATACATAAGCAATCAAAGTGagaaattaatgaaaaaCTTAACAGTcgaagaagttgaaataACGGATTATGTATGA
- the CWH43 gene encoding Cwh43p (similar to uniprot|P25618 Saccharomyces cerevisiae YCR017C CWH43 Putative sensor/transporter protein involved in cell wall biogenesis contains 14-16 transmembrane segments and several putative glycosylation and phosphorylation sites null mutation is synthetically lethal with pkc1 deletion), giving the protein MVKINGKVVPLAHTVCASSAFLASLLAGCILHYDKIVRNSFFEYPDEWFPSVSATIGSFYPERSIFQALIALAAIPRFLLILGHYYLSGSITTLIIGLVRTLSCGGWVYITSTDDQDVHDLFMILYIALTLPWNVYVTKSSEKSKKWRKLISIGFFGTMVPLVQHFVKHKVHMVPGAYSIYALLGWSLVALDIAFDAFSIKDFTSIEINLGLEPLQQGTWLFKREETSSKPVNGVKDEKLVSNGKESKLATNSERDAPGLYPSTLPQVESYTYILTNTYNSFIFWTAVTSITCSIWYFPLWNMGLSGYEAVMVYDLLPILLYIPYVPQIIHQHAVLLGGLLVVGSHFVGLPESRLLVTGAGDALVVSAFVLNLKSIKRPEVNAAFTVTWLLGLVISVILKFACHGNNPLWPITKAENGGYHNIGLIFTTIFGILAPYVNSLHFAPKDSSKADGKTTESIKSNKYKFFVGLGFGSIIFSLHRFFTDASALIYWSWEGWNQETQGPLAWPWSGLTCLVMLLASLTSVRFSKNTWVPGILLLESTWVLCNRNITEWDNYLYGGLPYILGVIWTIPSYFAALSELQSVGVIILGFVTYAFISFATVWTVAYAFVPLGWLLRERIEVVIWFSTALIVIGLFVIKVPADTVNSISSKPLGNAFFKRILILTSVIAAMIGGFTFENRPTGVPQPYHPESQMITAGIWTVHFGFDNNMWASEESMAFLLKSMELDVVGLLETDTQQIPMGNRDITSKLAHDLNMYADYGPGPNKHTWGCVLLSKFPIVNSTHHLLPSPVGELAPAIHATLKTYNDTLVDVFVFHGGQEEDELDRKLQSEVMAKLMGSTQRPTILLSYLVTDPHEGNYNTYVSETSGMRDIDPSDYERWCEYILYKDLKKLGYARVSRGTVTDTELQVGKFQVIPETQVKKLGEKLYDTVTLDTAEEDAHLFPEEFFDEGERGHYYHVFNRPRYFSLN; this is encoded by the coding sequence atggtgaagatTAATGGTAAGGTAGTTCCATTGGCGCATACGGTGTGTGCGTCTAGTGCATTTTTAGCTTCACTACTGGCCGGTTGTATATTACATTACGACAAAATTGTGAggaattcattttttgaATATCCTGATGAATGGTTCCCTAGTGTGTCAGCAACAATTGGCAGTTTTTACCCTGAAAGAAGTATTTTCCAAGCTTTAATAGCTTTAGCTGCAATTCCAAGATTTTTGCTAATTTTAGGACATTATTATTTAAGCGGTTCAATCACTACGTTAATAATTGGATTAGTTAGAACCCTTTCATGTGGAGGTTGGGTTTACATTACAAGCACGGATGATCAGGATGTCCATGATTTGTTCATGATTCTTTACATCGCCTTAACATTACCATGGAACGTATATGTTACTAAATcaagtgaaaaatccaaaaaatggagaaaattaatttcaattggtttTTTCGGTACTATGGTACCATTAGTTCAACATTTTGTTAAACATAAAGTTCATATGGTTCCTGGCGCTTATTCTATTTATGCGCTACTTGGATGGTCATTGGTAGCATTGGATATTGCATTTGATGCATTTTccattaaagattttacttcaattgaaattaatttaGGTTTAGAACCTTTACAACAAGGTACTTGGTTGTTTAAACGTGAAGAGACCAGTTCTAAACCAGTTAATGGtgttaaagatgaaaaattggtatcAAACGGTAAGGAATCAAAATTAGCTACAAATTCTGAGAGAGATGCACCAGGTTTGTATCCATCTACTTTGCCACAAGTTGAGTCTTATACTTACATTTTGACCAATACTTACAATTCCTTTATCTTTTGGACTGCTGTAACTTCAATTACTTGCAGTATCTGGTATTTCCCATTGTGGAACATGGGTCTTTCTGGCTATGAAGCCGTTATGGTGTATGATCTCCTACCAATACTACTGTACATTCCCTACGTGCCCCAAATTATTCATCAACATGCTGTTTTATTAGGTGGATTGCTCGTTGTGGGATCTCATTTCGTTGGATTGCCGGAAAGTCGCCTGCTGGTGACTGGTGCCGGTGATGCTCTTGTGGTGAGTGCATTTGTactcaatttgaaatctatTAAAAGACCTGAAGTCAATGCCGCTTTCACTGTGACATGGTTGTTGGGTCTAGTCATCTCTGTGATATTAAAATTCGCCTGCCATGGTAACAATCCCTTGTGGCCTATTACTAAAGCTGAAAATGGTGGCTATCACAACATTGGATTGATTTTCACAACCATTTTTGGAATCTTGGCACCTTATGTCAATTCATTACATTTTGCTCCCAAAGATAGTTCTAAGGCTGACGGAAAGACTACGGAATCTATAAAGAGTAACAAATACAAGTTTTTTGTGGGTCTTGGATTCGGTTCCATAATTTTTAGTCTTCACCGATTCTTTACCGATGCCTCTGCATTGATTTATTGGTCTTGGGAGGGTTGGAACCAAGAAACTCAAGGCCCCTTGGCTTGGCCATGGAGTGGGTTAACTTGCCTTGTCATGCTATTAGCTTCTTTAACCTCCGTGAGATTCTCTAAAAATACATGGGTACCTGGTATCCTTTTGTTGGAATCTACTTGGGTCTTGTGCAATAGAAACATTACTGAATGGGATAACTATCTTTACGGTGGGTTACCTTATATCTTGGGTGTGATTTGGACCATTCCATCATATTTTGCAGCTTTGAGTGAATTACAGAGTGTTGGCGTCATAATTCTAGGTTTTGTTACCTATGCGTTCATCAGTTTTGCCACTGTTTGGACCGTTGCGTATGCATTTGTTCCTCTTGGATGGTTATTGAGAGAAAGAATCGAGGTTGTTATTTGGTTTTCAACCGCCTTGATTGTAATTGGTTTATTTGTGATTAAAGTACCTGCTGACACCGTAAACAGCATTAGTTCAAAACCATTGGGCAATGCTTTCTTCAAACGTATACTGATTTTAACCTCGGTAATTGCTGCCATGATTGGAGGAtttacttttgaaaatagaCCTACTGGAGTACCTCAACCATATCATCCAGAGTCCCAAATGATTACAGCGGGTATTTGGACCGTCcattttggatttgataaCAACATGTGGGCATCTGAGGAAAGTATGGCGTTCTTGCTTAAATCTATGGAGTTAGACGTTGTTGGTTTACTAGAAACTGATACTCAACAAATCCCAATGGGTAACAGAGACATTACGAGTAAATTGGCCCATGATTTGAACATGTACGCTGATTACGGTCCAGGTCCTAATAAGCATACATGGGGATGTGTGCTTTTGTCGAAATTCCCTATCGTTAATTCCACTCACCATTTATTACCTTCACCAGTTGGTGAACTTGCACCTGCTATCCATGCAACTTTAAAGACATATAACGATACTTTGGTTGATGTGTTTGTTTTCCACGGTGGTCAAGAAGAGGACGAATTAGATAGGAAGTTGCAAAGTGAAGTGATGGCAAAATTAATGGGTTCTACTCAAAGGCCTACAATTCTTTTGAGTTATTTGGTTACGGATCCACATGAGGGCAATTACAATACTTATGTTAGTGAAACGAGCGGTATGAGAGATATTGATCCAAGTGATTATGAGAGATGGTGCGAATACATTCTTTAcaaggatttgaaaaaactggGTTACGCAAGAGTCTCTAGAGGTACAGTTACAGATACTGAATTACAAGTGGGTAAATTCCAAGTTATACCAGAAACGCAAGTGAAAAAGCTGGGTGAAAAGCTCTATGATACCGTTACCTTAGATACCGCTGAGGAAGATGCACATCTTTTCCCcgaagaatttttcgaCGAAGGTGAAAGAGGACATTACTATCACGTTTTTAATAGACCTCGTTACTTTTCGCTTAATTGA